In Geopsychrobacter electrodiphilus DSM 16401, a single window of DNA contains:
- a CDS encoding precorrin-2 dehydrogenase/sirohydrochlorin ferrochelatase family protein produces MASDPERTHAEETASLSGYTIELRLKNQLVVLIGGGRVGRRKLPDLLNSGAVVKLIDPLVHPDLPQHPRLSHHQRTYQTRDLATARLVFAATNDAATNARIAADAAQAGIFCCRTDSATESDFICPTHLRRPPLSFSISSGGESPALVAVLTQLLNNMVPDSWQTATKLAGIIRRKVLTERGQIPYNQQVLLKLIDQGLLSLIERADSAALDRLLLKHFGAGFSLQDLHFQLPEGTP; encoded by the coding sequence TTGGCGTCTGATCCTGAAAGAACCCACGCGGAAGAGACCGCTTCCCTGTCCGGATACACCATCGAACTCAGGCTCAAAAATCAGCTTGTCGTCCTGATCGGGGGAGGCCGTGTCGGCCGGCGCAAACTTCCCGATCTACTTAACTCCGGGGCGGTCGTCAAATTGATTGACCCCCTGGTCCATCCAGATTTACCGCAACACCCCCGCCTTTCACACCATCAACGGACCTATCAAACACGCGACCTTGCCACAGCGCGCCTGGTTTTTGCTGCCACCAACGATGCCGCTACCAATGCCCGTATCGCTGCCGATGCAGCGCAGGCCGGTATTTTCTGCTGCCGCACCGACAGTGCAACTGAATCGGATTTCATCTGCCCGACACACCTGCGACGTCCGCCGCTCAGTTTCTCAATCTCGAGCGGAGGGGAAAGCCCCGCGCTGGTCGCGGTTTTGACGCAACTCCTGAACAACATGGTGCCCGACAGCTGGCAGACCGCCACTAAACTGGCAGGAATTATCCGGCGAAAGGTGTTGACTGAACGGGGTCAGATTCCCTACAATCAGCAGGTTTTACTGAAACTGATCGACCAGGGGTTACTCTCTCTGATCGAGCGGGCTGATAGTGCCGCACTCGACAGGTTGCTTCTCAAACATTTCGGTGCAGGCTTCTCCCTGCAAGACCTGCATTTCCAACTTCCTGAAGGGACGCCATGA
- the ccsB gene encoding c-type cytochrome biogenesis protein CcsB, with the protein MSSHIILFKTVILCYLIATVLYLLHVVGRKEKPGQFARWFLLAGALIQMVGFIVEFVRIGHTPVTDLHESLAFFAWCLVAIFLFFDLRYRLSVMGAFSSVLAVITMLGSGISPKVVEPLNPALNSWWFPVHVTFAFLGNAAFALAFGAGIMYLLQDRMLKSKRFSTLYYRLPSLDTLDNINYRALSYGFPLMTLGIISGAAWAESVWGTYWSWDPKQTWALMTWFVYAALLHGRLSIGWRGRRAAIFAIIGFACLVFTFLGVNLLLNGMHTFDALMGKP; encoded by the coding sequence ATGAGCTCACACATCATCCTCTTCAAAACTGTCATTCTCTGTTACCTGATTGCAACCGTTCTCTATCTACTACATGTCGTCGGGCGCAAGGAGAAACCAGGGCAGTTTGCACGCTGGTTTTTACTGGCCGGAGCGTTGATTCAAATGGTCGGGTTCATCGTTGAGTTTGTCCGGATTGGTCATACGCCGGTCACCGACTTGCATGAATCTTTAGCTTTTTTCGCCTGGTGCCTGGTTGCCATCTTTCTGTTTTTCGACCTGCGCTACCGGCTGTCGGTGATGGGGGCCTTCTCCAGCGTGCTGGCGGTGATCACCATGCTCGGCAGCGGCATCTCCCCCAAGGTTGTCGAACCGTTAAATCCGGCTCTCAACTCCTGGTGGTTCCCGGTCCATGTCACCTTCGCCTTCCTGGGCAATGCCGCCTTCGCTCTCGCCTTTGGTGCGGGAATCATGTACCTGCTGCAGGATCGCATGCTCAAAAGCAAACGCTTCTCGACGCTCTACTATCGATTGCCTTCCCTCGACACCCTCGACAACATTAACTACCGTGCGCTCTCCTACGGCTTCCCCCTGATGACGCTTGGAATTATCTCGGGCGCCGCCTGGGCAGAATCGGTCTGGGGGACTTATTGGAGTTGGGACCCCAAACAGACCTGGGCGCTAATGACCTGGTTTGTCTATGCCGCGCTATTGCACGGGCGCCTCAGTATCGGCTGGCGCGGACGACGTGCAGCAATCTTTGCCATCATCGGATTTGCCTGCCTGGTCTTCACCTTTTTGGGGGTTAACCTCCTCCTCAACGGCA